The genomic stretch CTCCAGCAGGGAACGCACCTTGGAGACGGCGACGTCGGTCAGCACGACGCCCTGGGGAACAGTCTGGGTTTCACTCACAGACCTGAGTCTACTTCTCTTCGCGACCTCACCAAGTCCAGGTGACGGCCACCCGCCGCGCCATGGCCCCCAACTGCTCAGTGGTGATGTCAATTTGCGCCACTCCCGGCGGGGCCACGGCGTGCGCCTCCTCGATTCCGGCCAGACGCAGTTCCCGGGGGGAGATGAAGTTCCGACCGGCCACCACGACCACCGGCCTCAGCGCCTCGACTGCCAGGCGCGTCAGTTCAACCACAACGTCCCCGCCGCGATGGTGAAAGTCCAGCTCACCAGCTCCCGTCACGATCACATCAGCCTTGGCGGCCAAGGTCTGCATCCGATAGCCGTCGACACAGAGCCTGATGCCCGAGACCACCCGAGCCCCACAACCCAGCGCCCACGCGCCCAGCCCACAGAGCGCTCCCGCGGGCGCCTCATCGACGACTTTGAGTCGCTCCAGCCACGCGGTGGCGCGTGAATCCTCTGCGAGCGTCGCCGCGATGTCAGCCCCGGTTTCCCTGCCTCGTTCTGCCAATGATCCCGTCAGCCCCGTCAGGGTACGTCCCGCTTCTCGGTGCGGCACCACCACGGTGGTTCCCGCATGAACGGGTGATACCGGCAACGCCAGTAGCTCCTCCAGCCCGGGAGCGGGGACGGCGGTGACGTCCAGGTAATCGGCCCCCTCGGCCAGCAGGTCACACGCTTGGGACAGGGTGTGAGCAGTCAATACGTGTGCGTCCGGAGAGAAACACCTCACGATCTCGGCAAACCCTTCCCCTCCCGCACTCACGGGCGCAACGGCAACCTGCGCCCCCCTCGCCGCGAATGCCTGCGCGACGGCATCGGACGTCTCGACCGCGTCGAGACGTCCGATGCCGTCGCAGGAAACCAGAACCCTCACTCGTTCTGGATGGATTCGAGATCCACCTCCGTGTCCGGAACGAGACCGTAATACTCCGAGGTGCTTTCGAGCAGTTTCTTCACCTCGTCGAGTGTGGCATCCACGTCAGGCAACACGAGATCAGACTCGACGATCAGGTCGTCGGGAACCTCCTGGCCGTTGCTCCGGACAGCATCGACGAGACGCTGCAGTTCTTTTCGAAGCTGTTCCCGGTCACCTTCCGCGACCGCTTTCTCGACCGCCTCGTCGATGTCGTTGAGTTCGAGAAGCTGCTCGGGTTCCATGGTCCACTGCCCGAGCCCCAAGATACGAACAATCATGCTTGCCCCTCGGTGTTGGCGGTCCTGGTGTTCTCGATCATCGGCATGCTGGATGTGGCGGGAGCAGAGGAAATCTGGGGATGTGTGGCGGCAGACCCACCGCTGAGCTGCGCCTTCATGGCTGCCAGTTCGTTCTCGACCGAAGAACCGGAGGCCAGAGCGTCAAGTTCGCGGTCGAGATCACTCCCGACGGAGCCAGTGGCGTCCTCAAGAGCACCGGAGGCCAGCAGTTCGTCGACGGCGGAGGCACGGGCCTGCAGCTGCATGGTCTTGTCCTCGGCGCGCTGGATGGCCATGCCCACATCGCTCATCTCCTCGGAGATGCCAGTGAAGGCCTCGTTGATCCGCGTCTGCGCCTCGGCCGCCGAGTAGGTGGCTTTGATGGTTTCCTTCCGGGTGCGGAAAGCATCCACCTTTGCCTGGAGCCGGGTGCTGGCCCGCACCAGCTTCTCCTCTTCCGCTTGAAGGGCCGAGTGCTGGTTCTGGAGGTCCTGGAGCTGGGTGGTGAGACCGGCTTTTCGCGTCAGGGCCTCTCGGGCGAGATCCTCACGATTGGATTCAAGGGCACGCTGCGCGGTGACCGTGTAACGATCGATCTCGGAGCTCATCTTCTGGGCCTGGAGCTCAACACGTTTGCGACTGGTGGCCACGTCCGCCACCCCTCTACGCACCTTGCGGAGCAACTCGAGCTGGCGTTCGTAGGAGTAGTCCAAGGTCTCGCGCGGGTCCTCGTACTTGTCTAGTGTTTTGTGAGCCTTGGTCTTGAACATCAAGGCGATCCGCTCAAAGATGCCTGCCATTGGGGTCCTTCCACTGCTGGTCTACTCCGTCAACCGTACCGTCCCGGAGGGCTGCGTGGAGACGGTACCACCCTGATTCCGCCCCTGATGTTGACAGACCGTTAGAATGACCACTCGATCTCACTCCTCCACCTGAAGGTAGATTCCGTGGCACTGTTCCGCCCCTATGAGCGCAAGACCGAACAATCGGGACGCGAGTCTCACCAGCGCACCCGGTTGGTACCGGAAACCGGAAAAAAGACCGCCGCCTCCCCCACGGAAAAGGAGAAGAAGTCCCCGGAAGCCCAGGAAACGTCGATCCCCAAGACCGAGACGCACCACACGTCCTCACACGGTTCCAGCAAGGTGAAGGTGCCCCGACGCCAGCCAGTACGCAAATCC from Arachnia propionica encodes the following:
- a CDS encoding glycerate kinase; the protein is MRVLVSCDGIGRLDAVETSDAVAQAFAARGAQVAVAPVSAGGEGFAEIVRCFSPDAHVLTAHTLSQACDLLAEGADYLDVTAVPAPGLEELLALPVSPVHAGTTVVVPHREAGRTLTGLTGSLAERGRETGADIAATLAEDSRATAWLERLKVVDEAPAGALCGLGAWALGCGARVVSGIRLCVDGYRMQTLAAKADVIVTGAGELDFHHRGGDVVVELTRLAVEALRPVVVVAGRNFISPRELRLAGIEEAHAVAPPGVAQIDITTEQLGAMARRVAVTWTW
- the pspAA gene encoding PspA-associated protein PspAA, translating into MIVRILGLGQWTMEPEQLLELNDIDEAVEKAVAEGDREQLRKELQRLVDAVRSNGQEVPDDLIVESDLVLPDVDATLDEVKKLLESTSEYYGLVPDTEVDLESIQNE
- a CDS encoding PspA/IM30 family protein, whose amino-acid sequence is MAGIFERIALMFKTKAHKTLDKYEDPRETLDYSYERQLELLRKVRRGVADVATSRKRVELQAQKMSSEIDRYTVTAQRALESNREDLAREALTRKAGLTTQLQDLQNQHSALQAEEEKLVRASTRLQAKVDAFRTRKETIKATYSAAEAQTRINEAFTGISEEMSDVGMAIQRAEDKTMQLQARASAVDELLASGALEDATGSVGSDLDRELDALASGSSVENELAAMKAQLSGGSAATHPQISSAPATSSMPMIENTRTANTEGQA